ACTCAGTTCCATAATACCAAATGGAGCCATATTTTTCCCAAATTTCAGATCTGCGTTTTTAACGTGGAATTAGAGCATGGTACAATTCACATATAATCGTTCTCAAATCTGAAAATTTGACCCAACAATCCAGATGAAAAAAGtgctaatattttattttgtggtaATGTAATTCATTGCAAAAAAATTGGAGTCATActttatttttgtaaataaattgatatggTGATGGCAAAAATATAAGACGTTGCTGCTGgtaaagtaatttataaaaatagaaaatgtacACTGTTATAGAAtgaattaaaatgataaaataagcaTATTTATATAAGAgccaattactaaaaaaacataaagtttagttaaatttaatttgtttaaatttattCCCAATTACCCCATGATGATTTTTTTGGAGAAATTATATTTAGTTTGGAAGCTTGTATTTAATTTGGAAGCCGAAAAATCAAACATGGGCATTATGACTGATGAATTAAAACAATGTCAGTTTAAAAAAATGACATTGTTTGGTGAAAAAATGTGAACAACATACTATACATATGTGACTTCAACTTTTCACCATCGAATACtcgaaaaaaaaatgataactATATGATTTTTCGATCTAATTTTTGAAGTTATTgaacaaatcaaaatttaaccaaacttatttattattttgacAATTTATCCCTTATAAAAACGGGAAGGAGTGCATTATTATGCATTAGTTTATAAGTTATGGGTTTAGATTCATGACGTTGTATTGTCAAATTATGCGACACCCGGAaatggaggaaagtattattaCTCCTAGTTTATAATACTGCTTCAGATTTATGACATTATTTTGTCAAATTATGCGACAACTGACCAATTCCAATGAATAACCGACAAATCGTGCAATATTCATGGGTCCAAGTTGGAAGAAATGAAACAATTCAACAAAAGAAATAGATTTATTATATCCTTGTATTTTGGTTAGATTTTATTGTTGTAGTATGTGTTGTTATAAGTCATAGGTAAGAGATAAATTAGATGTGAAGTTAGTAGGGATGCAAATTATAATAGTCTTTATTCATTGTATCATTCCACTTTGTGTTTAGttactattactccctccgtgagtcgaaacaaaaaataaaggaTCGATGTTGCGcttaatattatgaaatttttcaaaagcttGTTTTCTTTCCATAAACTTTAATTTTGATAcataatatcacaaatttatatagttatttcatttgttatttCAGCATATAAGATATGGTTACCacttaaaaataatagtaatgtGATTATAAAGTCTTGAAAGCTAGATATAATTATCCATCTCATTTTAATGTAGttagattttatttttggtgagaaagtttgtgatattatatatcaagtttaaagttcgtgggaaaaaataAGTTTTTGAAAAGTTTTGTGATATTAGGTCCCAATATCCGTAAATATCAtgacttttttttcattttggtctatCCGTAAAGATatgttctttttattttttagtaactTCCTTCTTTCTAATGAGTTTAGGTCACACTTTCTctttaataatattctatttattttttctttttacctatttattaaaattataaaagaaaaattaaaattcgaaaCATTCCAAATATCTGCATGAAACCAAATACTTAGATCTGTATTTTAATGGAAAAGCAAAgagtactattattattattataagatAAAGAGTGAGACACGGTAATTGAATGACGACGACGTTGACATAAGTAAGTCATTTATAAGTTCCACCTACAAAATAGTACTGAGAATTATTCAACGGACCATCCAAAAATTCCAACCATGCATTGGTGGCAGCTGCCATTTTCGTCTTCCACCATCGCCAAATTGCGGCAAAACGACGTCGATTCGAATAGGTCTTCTCAGCCGCTGCCTCTGCCTCTGCCTGAACTGCTTCCGCCTGAGCCTGAGCCTAAACCAGTCCCCTCCGCCTCCCACAACGTGCCCCTTCCTTCTCCCCCCAAGAGCCGCAATGAGGAGAGATATCACCACCTGAAAAGGTATCGACTAAGAGTTGAATTTAGCTGTTTATGCATACCTCTGCTACTTTAATCACCGTGGAATGCTGATTCCCTTTTGTATACTGAATCAGCCGATCAAGTGTAGAACAGCCTGAATTTCGGTTATCTCGAAAGTCAGCTGTTAAACAAGAGAGCCGCCGCAGTAGTGCTCCAACTAGTCCTGTATGCAGTCCCTGGATATCCCCTGGTATTTTCCGTGCTCGCTCCGAGCCAAGGAATCCCCATTCCAATGGAAATACAGGACTAAGTTGTAGTTATCAAATGCCTTGGGATAAAATTTCTGGTTTAAGTGTTGAGGTTCCTCCTCTTATAACTCGACATGTCGAAAGTGCACACGAGGCTGGATTTACAGAACCTTCCAAGATATCGTTGGAGTGGAGGGAAAGTTTTTGTCATGCCAATGTACATACTCTGCCTCTCCCTCCAGGGGCTGACATGCCCACTCCACTATCCTCAACATCTCCTCTTTCAGGAGCCTTGTCGCCTGCTCCAATTTCCAGTCTTGTCGTAAGATCTGAGCATCCCGGACTTAAACAGTTCTCTCCTATTAGATCTCAATGGCAGAAAGGGAAGCTCATTGGGAGGGGTACATTTGGAAGTGTGTATGTTGGTTCCAACAGGTATGCATGGCTGAATATGTTTGCTGATTTCAGCATCAATCACACATTTTAACTTTCTTTCTTTTGTGTCAATAGGGAGACTGGAGCTTTATGTGCAATGAAGGAGGTTGAGATTTTACCAGAGGATGTCAAATCTCAAGAAAGCATCAGGCAGCTAGAGCAGGTTATGCTCCAATTTAGCTGCTTCTTTATTCTCAGCATACTTATATCTTTGGTTTGAGTAAAATAAATCTGAATTATC
This sequence is a window from Salvia splendens isolate huo1 chromosome 5, SspV2, whole genome shotgun sequence. Protein-coding genes within it:
- the LOC121803853 gene encoding mitogen-activated protein kinase kinase kinase 5-like translates to MHWWQLPFSSSTIAKLRQNDVDSNRSSQPLPLPLPELLPPEPEPKPVPSASHNVPLPSPPKSRNEERYHHLKSRSSVEQPEFRLSRKSAVKQESRRSSAPTSPVCSPWISPGIFRARSEPRNPHSNGNTGLSCSYQMPWDKISGLSVEVPPLITRHVESAHEAGFTEPSKISLEWRESFCHANVHTLPLPPGADMPTPLSSTSPLSGALSPAPISSLVVRSEHPGLKQFSPIRSQWQKGKLIGRGTFGSVYVGSNRETGALCAMKEVEILPEDVKSQESIRQLEQEIKVLTKLKHPNIVQYYGSEIVGDKFYIYLEYVHPGSINKFIHDHSAAITESVVRNFTRHILCGLAYLHSTKTIHRDIKGSNLLVDAHGVVKLADFGMAKHLNGEAVNLSLKGSPYWLAPELLHCVVPSADLGLAIDIWSLGCTIIQMINGKPPWSDYEGAAALFKVWKESPPIPETLSAEGKDFLQCCFRRNPADRPTASKLLEHPFVDCSRISSTHLN